One part of the Microbacterium aurugineum genome encodes these proteins:
- a CDS encoding DivIVA domain-containing protein: MSDEQLEEQATTTPPAFALTTGRERGYHRAAVDTFLASARRAFESGGDELSAEDVRIASFPLVKGGYVVADVDAALGRVEDAFAARERERVVRTQGAGAWVDQARADAQVILDHLARPRRHRFARTGVLTFGYRIDEVDHVSTRIVRYLRDGDALTAEQLRSAAFRMQRGGYREEQVDALLDATIDVILAVR, encoded by the coding sequence ATGAGTGACGAACAGCTCGAAGAACAGGCGACGACGACACCGCCGGCGTTCGCGCTGACGACCGGGCGTGAGCGTGGCTACCATCGCGCAGCGGTCGACACCTTCCTCGCCTCTGCTCGTCGTGCCTTCGAGTCCGGGGGTGACGAGCTGAGTGCGGAAGACGTCCGCATCGCCTCGTTCCCGCTCGTGAAGGGCGGCTACGTGGTCGCTGACGTCGATGCGGCTCTCGGTCGCGTGGAAGACGCGTTCGCCGCTCGGGAGCGCGAGCGCGTCGTGCGCACGCAGGGAGCCGGCGCCTGGGTGGATCAGGCGAGAGCCGATGCGCAGGTGATCCTCGACCACCTCGCCCGACCCCGTCGTCATCGTTTCGCTCGCACCGGCGTGCTGACCTTCGGGTATCGCATCGACGAGGTCGACCACGTGTCGACGAGGATCGTGCGCTATCTGCGTGACGGCGATGCGCTCACCGCGGAACAACTCCGCTCGGCAGCCTTCCGAATGCAGCGCGGTGGCTACCGCGAAGAGCAGGTCGACGCGCTCCTCGACGCGACGATCGACGTCATTCTCGCCGTCCGCTGA
- a CDS encoding lytic transglycosylase domain-containing protein, producing MNSRNDMNLERSDSSPVPAARVKAARPGARRWSRRRGVVSVFSALAVVGFAGALVAPTGVALADPTPTDSPDSAYSLALADTQNLAVTVSGAAITPIERGTFEVYVKPKPKPKPAPTVASSSNAGSSGGSSLPPYSGGGAPAEWMAAAGIAQSDWQYVDYIVSRESGWNPNATNQSSGACGLVQALPCSKVPGNGYNPVDNLRWATGYATGRYGSWAGAYNFWTNNHWW from the coding sequence GTGAACTCCCGAAACGACATGAACCTCGAACGAAGCGACTCCTCGCCGGTGCCCGCGGCCAGGGTGAAAGCCGCGCGCCCGGGTGCTCGCCGTTGGTCGCGTCGACGCGGTGTGGTGAGTGTCTTCAGCGCCCTCGCCGTGGTCGGATTCGCCGGAGCACTCGTCGCACCGACCGGAGTGGCGCTGGCGGACCCCACACCGACCGACTCGCCCGACTCGGCTTACTCGTTGGCTCTCGCCGATACCCAGAACCTCGCGGTCACCGTGAGCGGTGCCGCGATCACGCCGATCGAGCGCGGCACCTTCGAGGTGTACGTGAAGCCGAAGCCCAAGCCGAAGCCCGCTCCCACGGTCGCGTCCAGCTCGAACGCCGGGTCGTCCGGCGGATCGTCCCTGCCCCCGTACTCGGGAGGCGGAGCACCCGCCGAGTGGATGGCTGCCGCCGGGATCGCCCAGAGCGACTGGCAGTACGTCGACTACATCGTCTCGCGTGAGAGCGGTTGGAATCCCAACGCCACGAATCAGTCGTCGGGCGCGTGCGGCCTGGTTCAGGCACTGCCCTGCAGCAAGGTGCCGGGGAACGGCTACAACCCGGTCGACAACCTGCGGTGGGCGACGGGGTACGCCACGGGACGGTACGGCAGCTGGGCCGGCGCCTACAACTTCTGGACCAACAACCACTGGTGGTGA
- the rpsB gene encoding 30S ribosomal protein S2: MAVVTIRQLLDSGVHFGHQTRRWNPKVKRFILTERSGIHIIDLQQSLGYIDKAYDFVKETVAHGGTILFVGTKKQAQEILAEQATRVGQPFVNQRWLGGLLTNFSTISKRLARMKELEELDYETPANSGFTKKELLLKKRELDKLHKSLGGIRNLTKTPSALWVIDAKREHLAIDEAKKLGIPVIGILDTNADPDDFQYPIPGNDDAIRSVSLLTRIIADAAAEGLQQKHNPETGDAEPLADWEKELLEAPAQEVQESADAAEVVTAADEAAVVETPAADETAADEAGAEAHDEAIAAASGEETAEVAAAEAADAK, translated from the coding sequence ATGGCTGTGGTCACCATCCGCCAGCTGCTCGACAGCGGCGTGCACTTCGGACACCAGACCCGTCGGTGGAACCCGAAGGTCAAGCGCTTCATCCTCACGGAGCGCAGCGGCATCCACATCATCGACCTTCAGCAGTCGCTCGGCTACATCGACAAGGCCTACGACTTCGTCAAGGAGACGGTCGCCCACGGTGGCACCATCCTCTTCGTCGGCACGAAGAAGCAGGCGCAGGAGATCCTCGCCGAGCAGGCGACCCGCGTGGGCCAGCCGTTCGTCAACCAGCGCTGGCTCGGTGGACTCCTCACGAACTTCTCCACGATCTCGAAGCGTCTCGCACGCATGAAGGAGCTCGAGGAGCTCGACTACGAGACGCCGGCGAACAGCGGCTTCACCAAGAAGGAGCTCCTGCTCAAGAAGCGCGAGCTCGACAAGCTGCACAAGTCGCTCGGTGGTATCCGCAACCTCACCAAGACGCCTTCGGCTCTGTGGGTCATCGACGCCAAGCGCGAGCACCTCGCGATCGACGAGGCCAAGAAGCTCGGCATCCCGGTGATCGGCATCCTCGACACCAACGCGGACCCGGACGACTTCCAGTACCCGATCCCCGGCAACGACGACGCGATCCGTTCCGTCTCGCTGCTGACCCGCATCATCGCCGACGCCGCGGCCGAGGGCTTGCAGCAGAAGCACAACCCGGAGACAGGTGACGCTGAGCCGCTCGCCGACTGGGAGAAGGAGCTCCTCGAAGCTCCGGCCCAGGAGGTTCAGGAGTCCGCTGACGCCGCTGAGGTCGTGACCGCTGCCGACGAGGCCGCTGTCGTCGAGACCCCGGCTGCCGACGAGACCGCAGCCGACGAGGCCGGTGCCGAGGCTCACGACGAGGCGATCGCCGCTGCTTCCGGTGAGGAGACCGCTGAGGTCGCCGCCGCCGAGGCCGCAGACGCCAAGTAA
- a CDS encoding alpha/beta hydrolase: MEIRGPLELPAQREDIELTTADGLTLVGELAVPQETAPVATLVTLHPLPTAGGFMDSHIIRKSAARLPALADLAVLRFNTRGTTSPRGTSDGAFDGGAAEQFDVAAAMDFVRDRALPNPWLVGWSFGTELALKYGRDHDIAGIILLSPPLHRATDAEVAAWGAVDVPVVILVPELDDYLRPDEARERFASIPHANLIAVDGGKHLWVGETQTRRVLTEIVAAVNPSALPLATHWPEAD; encoded by the coding sequence ATGGAGATCCGAGGACCGTTGGAGCTTCCGGCGCAGCGCGAGGACATCGAGCTGACGACCGCGGACGGGCTCACGCTCGTCGGCGAGCTCGCCGTGCCGCAGGAGACCGCACCGGTGGCGACGCTCGTGACGCTGCACCCGTTGCCCACCGCGGGCGGCTTCATGGACTCCCACATCATCCGTAAGTCAGCGGCGCGCCTGCCTGCTCTTGCCGACCTCGCGGTCCTGCGCTTCAACACCCGCGGAACGACATCGCCGCGCGGGACCAGCGATGGCGCGTTCGACGGTGGTGCCGCCGAGCAGTTCGACGTGGCGGCGGCGATGGATTTCGTCCGTGACCGCGCCTTGCCGAATCCCTGGCTCGTCGGATGGTCGTTCGGTACGGAGCTCGCCCTCAAGTACGGTCGCGACCATGACATCGCCGGCATCATCCTGCTCTCCCCGCCCTTGCACCGCGCGACGGACGCGGAAGTCGCTGCCTGGGGTGCGGTCGACGTGCCCGTGGTGATCCTGGTGCCGGAACTCGACGACTACCTGCGTCCGGACGAGGCACGTGAACGGTTCGCGTCGATCCCGCACGCGAATCTGATCGCCGTGGACGGCGGCAAGCATCTGTGGGTCGGGGAGACGCAGACCCGGCGTGTGCTCACCGAGATCGTGGCGGCGGTGAACCCGTCCGCGCTCCCGCTGGCGACGCACTGGCCCGAGGCCGACTGA
- a CDS encoding tetratricopeptide repeat protein, with product MSEISPAALRGAVDLSSLRNRPASPSESTATPGVVDVVVDATDETFGQILELSRTVPVVVDLWAEWCGPCKQLSPIIEKVTRELGGRVLLAKVDVDANPQLAQSFRAQSIPMVVALIAGQPVPMFTGAVPEQQVREVFAQLLQVAAQNGVTGTLAVEETAAADAPSAPEEPELPPLHAEAFAAIEVGDYAAAIRAYEKALAENPRDEEALAGLGQVRLLDRVQGLDLQVARAAAAERPLDVQAQFDVADLDLSGGHVDDAFGRLLDLFAQLPSDERTPVRERLVELFGLIGAADPRVVSARNRLSSLLF from the coding sequence GTGAGTGAAATCTCCCCGGCCGCGCTGCGTGGCGCGGTGGACCTTTCGAGCCTCCGCAACCGGCCGGCGTCGCCGTCCGAGAGCACGGCCACGCCCGGCGTCGTCGACGTCGTGGTCGACGCCACTGATGAGACGTTCGGCCAGATCCTCGAGCTCTCGCGCACGGTGCCGGTCGTCGTCGACCTGTGGGCGGAGTGGTGCGGTCCGTGCAAGCAGCTCAGCCCGATCATCGAGAAGGTGACCCGCGAACTCGGCGGTCGCGTCCTGTTGGCGAAGGTCGATGTCGATGCGAACCCGCAGCTCGCGCAGAGCTTCCGGGCGCAGTCGATTCCGATGGTGGTCGCGTTGATCGCCGGCCAGCCCGTGCCAATGTTCACCGGTGCGGTGCCGGAGCAGCAGGTGCGAGAGGTCTTTGCCCAGCTCTTGCAGGTCGCCGCACAGAACGGTGTCACCGGCACTCTCGCGGTCGAGGAGACGGCGGCTGCTGACGCACCGAGTGCACCGGAGGAGCCGGAGCTTCCGCCGCTGCACGCCGAGGCCTTCGCCGCGATCGAGGTTGGGGACTACGCCGCCGCGATCCGCGCGTACGAGAAGGCACTGGCCGAGAACCCGCGCGACGAGGAAGCCCTCGCCGGACTGGGACAGGTGCGCCTTCTCGATCGCGTCCAGGGGCTCGATCTGCAGGTGGCCCGTGCGGCCGCCGCCGAGCGTCCGCTCGATGTCCAGGCGCAGTTCGATGTCGCGGATCTCGACCTTTCGGGAGGCCACGTCGACGATGCGTTCGGTCGACTGCTCGACCTCTTCGCGCAGCTGCCCTCCGATGAGCGCACTCCTGTCAGGGAGCGCCTGGTCGAGTTGTTCGGACTCATCGGGGCAGCCGACCCGCGCGTCGTCTCCGCCCGCAACCGGCTCTCTTCGCTGCTCTTCTAG
- a CDS encoding glycosyl transferase has protein sequence MRFVWAVVAFVLAAVLIGAGIAQRTIFMGPDSQQTQVEIDEPAPFVLLDGDVLRTNPGAQKLIVRGQGDIFSSYGRTADMEAWLADSDYNRVTVDDEGELSVEHVTAPEDSDSTDAGEDAGDGATEEPVGRDPRGSDLWLDSFEDENLLTVDKIQLPEGTSTLIAYDGTLDAPDQITVSWPLDTKTPLAGPLMVAGGIVLLIGLILYVLGIRHQRRGRGPRRKGPGPLPATEPIDVAALPPAERAALEAGNDTSESQTSVDGASDDGTEDAEIVDDHKGSDSKNAMRAARPMRRRRMLALPALGLTAVLAAGCSADSWPQFDGASASPSPSPTVIAPENQKPPAVTESQAKRILQSASETVAEADSALDLDLATTRLDGPALAARTTEYALRSKIADMALPAAIPTDDFEVVLPEATDRWPRTVLMLSKSTGDDTVPPVLLMMTQADPWSNYRISNMAEMSADAVFPDVAATWLGTSLVPSDSAFLTLPPAELAPAFADVVDAGEKSEYYGLFDDLALNLASSITDSRQAVVKNLADKGASETSKAAFDMSPTTAEPISMTTLDSGAIVAVSLTDKETVTPTSSDVVIRFGDNAEAKALTGATESAKGVETTYEFQLFFSVPAQGSTEQIRLLAVHQDLLSVKVIK, from the coding sequence GTGCGTTTCGTATGGGCCGTGGTGGCCTTCGTGCTGGCCGCGGTGCTGATCGGGGCGGGTATCGCCCAGCGCACCATATTCATGGGGCCCGACTCGCAGCAGACGCAGGTCGAGATCGATGAGCCCGCACCGTTCGTGCTGCTGGATGGCGACGTCCTGCGGACGAACCCGGGTGCGCAGAAGCTGATCGTCCGCGGCCAGGGAGACATCTTCAGCAGTTACGGTCGGACCGCCGACATGGAGGCCTGGCTGGCTGACTCCGACTACAACCGGGTGACGGTGGACGACGAGGGCGAGTTGTCGGTCGAGCACGTCACGGCACCCGAAGACTCGGATTCGACGGACGCCGGTGAGGACGCGGGCGATGGGGCTACCGAGGAACCCGTAGGCCGCGACCCGCGAGGGTCCGACCTGTGGCTGGACTCCTTCGAGGATGAGAACCTCCTCACCGTCGACAAGATCCAGTTGCCCGAGGGAACGAGCACGTTGATCGCCTACGACGGCACGCTCGACGCGCCCGACCAGATCACGGTCTCCTGGCCGTTGGACACGAAGACGCCTCTGGCAGGGCCGCTGATGGTCGCCGGTGGCATCGTGCTGCTGATCGGACTCATCCTGTACGTGCTGGGGATCCGCCATCAGCGGCGAGGACGCGGCCCTCGTCGCAAGGGTCCCGGCCCGCTTCCGGCGACCGAGCCGATCGACGTCGCCGCGCTTCCGCCCGCGGAGCGCGCAGCACTCGAAGCCGGGAACGATACATCGGAATCTCAGACTTCCGTCGACGGAGCATCGGACGACGGGACCGAAGATGCGGAGATCGTGGACGATCACAAGGGAAGCGACTCGAAGAACGCCATGCGAGCGGCGCGCCCGATGCGGCGGCGTCGGATGCTGGCACTCCCGGCACTCGGTCTGACGGCCGTCCTCGCTGCCGGATGCTCGGCGGACTCCTGGCCCCAGTTCGACGGCGCTTCGGCGTCTCCGTCGCCGAGCCCGACGGTGATCGCCCCCGAGAACCAGAAGCCGCCCGCTGTGACGGAGTCGCAGGCCAAGCGCATCCTGCAGTCCGCGTCCGAGACCGTCGCCGAAGCGGACTCCGCGCTCGACCTCGACCTCGCGACCACTCGTCTCGACGGCCCCGCACTCGCCGCGCGGACCACGGAGTATGCATTGCGGTCGAAGATCGCGGACATGGCGCTACCCGCAGCCATCCCGACCGACGACTTCGAGGTGGTGCTCCCCGAGGCCACCGACCGCTGGCCCCGCACGGTCCTCATGCTGTCGAAGAGCACCGGTGACGACACCGTGCCCCCGGTCCTCCTCATGATGACGCAGGCGGATCCGTGGTCGAACTACCGGATCAGCAACATGGCGGAGATGTCGGCGGACGCTGTGTTCCCCGACGTCGCAGCCACCTGGCTCGGCACCTCCCTCGTGCCGTCCGACTCCGCCTTCCTGACGCTTCCACCGGCTGAGCTCGCTCCGGCTTTCGCCGATGTCGTCGATGCCGGGGAGAAGAGCGAGTACTACGGTCTCTTCGACGACCTCGCGTTGAATCTCGCGAGCTCGATCACCGACAGCAGGCAGGCCGTCGTGAAGAACCTCGCCGACAAGGGGGCGTCAGAGACGTCGAAGGCAGCCTTCGACATGTCCCCGACGACAGCCGAGCCCATCTCGATGACCACTCTCGATAGTGGTGCGATCGTCGCCGTGTCTCTCACCGACAAGGAGACCGTGACTCCGACGTCGTCGGATGTGGTGATCCGATTCGGTGACAACGCCGAGGCGAAGGCGCTGACGGGGGCGACCGAGTCCGCGAAGGGCGTCGAGACGACGTACGAGTTCCAGCTGTTCTTCTCGGTCCCCGCACAGGGATCGACGGAACAGATCCGACTCCTGGCAGTCCACCAGGACCTCCTCTCCGTGAAGGTGATCAAGTGA
- the pyrH gene encoding UMP kinase — protein MTERTGRRRVLLKLSGEAFGAGQLGVSPDVVSQIARDIAAAVDRVEVAIVVGGGNFFRGAELSQRGMDRGRADYMGMLGTVMNALALQDFLEQAGAATRVQSAISMTQVAEPYIPRRAERHLEKGRVVIFGAGAGLPYFSTDTVAAQRALEIGADEVLVAKNGVDAIYTADPHKHADAERIEQVTYRDALQRGLKVVDSTAFSLCMDNSMDMRVFGMEPAGNVTRALLGEAIGTLVTA, from the coding sequence ATGACTGAACGCACCGGACGCCGTCGCGTCCTTCTCAAACTCTCCGGCGAGGCCTTCGGAGCGGGACAGCTGGGTGTCAGCCCCGATGTGGTGTCCCAGATCGCCCGGGACATCGCCGCGGCCGTCGACCGGGTGGAGGTCGCGATCGTCGTCGGTGGCGGCAACTTCTTCCGCGGCGCCGAGCTCAGCCAGCGCGGCATGGACCGCGGACGTGCCGACTACATGGGAATGCTGGGCACCGTGATGAACGCCCTCGCCCTGCAGGACTTCCTCGAGCAGGCCGGAGCCGCGACCCGCGTGCAGTCGGCGATCTCGATGACCCAAGTCGCCGAGCCCTACATCCCTCGTCGCGCGGAGCGCCACCTCGAGAAGGGGCGGGTCGTCATCTTCGGTGCTGGCGCTGGTCTCCCGTACTTCTCCACCGATACCGTGGCGGCCCAGCGGGCGCTCGAGATCGGAGCTGATGAGGTGCTCGTCGCCAAGAACGGGGTGGACGCGATCTACACCGCCGATCCCCACAAGCACGCCGACGCCGAGCGCATCGAGCAGGTCACCTACCGTGACGCACTCCAGCGCGGGCTCAAGGTCGTCGACTCGACCGCATTCAGCCTGTGCATGGACAACAGCATGGACATGCGTGTGTTCGGGATGGAGCCTGCGGGCAACGTGACGCGCGCCCTGCTGGGAGAGGCCATCGGCACCCTCGTCACCGCGTGA
- the frr gene encoding ribosome recycling factor, producing the protein MIADVLAETTTRMNRAVEAAKEDFSTVRTGRANPQMFQKVLVDYYGTPTPIAQLASLANQEARTLIITPYDKSALKAIEQAIRDMPNLGVNPTNDGNLVRVTMPELTAERRKEYVKLVKTKAEDAKVHVRGIRRKAKDELDALKSELGEDEIARGEKELDGLTRQHVELIDDALKRKEAELLEV; encoded by the coding sequence GTGATCGCGGACGTCCTCGCTGAAACCACCACTCGTATGAACCGGGCGGTCGAAGCTGCCAAGGAGGACTTCTCCACGGTGCGCACCGGTCGTGCGAACCCGCAGATGTTCCAGAAGGTCCTCGTGGACTACTACGGCACGCCGACCCCCATCGCGCAGCTCGCATCGCTGGCGAACCAGGAGGCGCGCACCCTCATCATCACGCCGTACGACAAGTCGGCGCTCAAGGCCATCGAGCAGGCCATCCGGGACATGCCCAACCTCGGCGTCAATCCCACCAACGACGGCAACCTCGTCCGCGTCACGATGCCCGAACTCACGGCTGAGCGCCGCAAGGAGTACGTCAAGCTGGTCAAGACCAAGGCTGAAGACGCCAAGGTGCATGTCCGCGGTATCCGTCGCAAGGCGAAGGACGAGCTGGACGCGCTCAAGAGCGAACTCGGAGAGGACGAGATCGCCCGCGGTGAGAAGGAGCTCGACGGTCTGACGCGTCAGCACGTCGAACTCATCGACGACGCGCTGAAGCGCAAAGAGGCCGAACTCCTCGAGGTGTAG
- a CDS encoding phosphatidate cytidylyltransferase — MSDETRDADDGTPPTRRDARGGAPADGIPLVDAAFPSFDADAIPPRPPLPVTPENTSQDPVGPLDTADHNAIREQWRAARDELGSHVSHARDQLDQANERIKQRTGRDLILAILIGLAFGAALLASLLFIKALFVPFALAAALLGVYELSRALRASGRRIDVVPQLIAAAFLVLSAYFAEPWLCWVMLFVAVAFVVVWRLIAQMVVKDGRTYGDVLTDAVISGFVQIYVPFLAGVALILLEQEGGQWWVLSFIAIAVAADTGAYAAGLAFGRHPMAPKISPKKTWEGFGGAVAASLIAGVLLAIFLLELPWWAGLIFGASILLSATLGDLGESMLKRDLGIKDMSSWLPGHGGLLDRLDSILPSTIPALCLYFLLSPWVVM, encoded by the coding sequence ATGTCTGACGAAACGCGAGATGCCGATGACGGCACGCCACCGACGCGCCGGGATGCGCGTGGTGGTGCGCCGGCCGACGGCATCCCGCTCGTGGACGCGGCGTTTCCCTCCTTCGACGCGGACGCGATTCCGCCGCGTCCGCCGCTTCCGGTGACGCCGGAGAACACATCCCAGGACCCCGTCGGGCCGCTGGACACAGCTGACCACAACGCGATCCGTGAACAGTGGCGAGCGGCACGGGACGAGCTCGGCAGCCACGTCTCACACGCACGGGATCAGCTGGATCAGGCCAACGAGCGGATCAAGCAGCGCACGGGTCGCGACCTCATCCTCGCGATCCTGATCGGCCTTGCGTTCGGCGCTGCTCTGCTCGCATCCTTGCTATTCATCAAGGCGCTCTTCGTGCCGTTCGCTCTCGCCGCCGCGCTGTTGGGCGTGTACGAGCTCTCCCGCGCGCTGCGGGCGTCCGGCAGACGGATCGACGTCGTGCCCCAGCTGATCGCCGCGGCTTTCCTGGTTCTCTCCGCGTACTTCGCCGAACCCTGGCTGTGCTGGGTGATGCTGTTCGTCGCGGTCGCCTTCGTGGTCGTCTGGCGCCTGATCGCGCAGATGGTGGTGAAAGACGGTCGTACCTACGGCGACGTGCTGACCGATGCCGTGATCAGCGGATTCGTGCAGATCTACGTGCCGTTCCTCGCCGGCGTCGCCCTCATCCTGCTGGAGCAGGAGGGCGGTCAGTGGTGGGTGCTCAGTTTCATCGCCATCGCCGTGGCCGCCGACACGGGGGCGTATGCCGCGGGGCTGGCGTTCGGGCGTCATCCGATGGCCCCCAAGATCAGTCCGAAGAAGACGTGGGAAGGTTTCGGTGGCGCCGTCGCCGCGTCCCTGATCGCAGGGGTGCTGCTCGCGATCTTCCTGCTGGAGCTGCCCTGGTGGGCGGGCCTGATCTTCGGCGCATCCATCCTCCTCTCCGCGACGCTCGGTGATCTCGGCGAGTCCATGCTCAAGCGTGACCTCGGTATCAAGGACATGAGTTCCTGGCTGCCCGGTCACGGCGGACTGCTCGATCGGCTGGACAGCATCCTGCCGTCGACCATTCCCGCGCTCTGCCTGTATTTCCTCCTTTCTCCCTGGGTGGTCATGTGA
- a CDS encoding AI-2E family transporter has translation MKIHNPFRTALVATLGVGLGILLISSVQTLSTVLLYVGTALFLSLGLDPLVSFLERRKLPRWLAVLVTIVAVLAVFSGIVLIILPVLVDQISQLIAQISAIVSRGNLIPDLKEWMQATFPNLLVDDVFTYVTEWLTTNLAEIGGSIGQGVLVASGAVLSGLFGAFIVLILTIYLTASTPSLKRAVYQLAPASKRDRFIDLSEQITDSVGYYVMGQVSQGVLNGVLSAIFLSIINAPFPTVLAIIAFFFSLIPLVGTLTGSTIIVLVCLIPGLGSPGIAIAAAIYYLIYMQIEAYVISPRIMSRAVSVPGAVVVVAALAGGSLLGLLGALIAIPVAASILIIYRQVLIPRMNEL, from the coding sequence ATGAAGATCCACAATCCCTTCCGCACCGCGCTGGTGGCGACCCTCGGAGTGGGGTTGGGGATCCTGCTGATCAGCAGCGTGCAGACGCTCTCCACGGTGCTCCTCTACGTCGGCACCGCGCTCTTCCTCAGCCTGGGCCTGGATCCGCTGGTCTCGTTCCTCGAACGCCGCAAACTCCCCCGGTGGCTCGCCGTGCTGGTGACCATCGTCGCTGTCCTCGCCGTGTTCAGTGGGATCGTCCTGATCATCCTCCCGGTGCTGGTGGACCAGATCTCTCAGCTCATCGCACAGATCTCGGCGATCGTCTCACGCGGGAACCTGATCCCCGATCTCAAGGAGTGGATGCAGGCCACGTTCCCCAACCTGCTCGTCGATGACGTCTTCACCTACGTGACGGAATGGCTCACGACGAACCTGGCCGAGATCGGCGGCTCGATCGGTCAAGGGGTCCTCGTCGCGAGCGGCGCCGTCCTCAGTGGACTCTTCGGGGCGTTCATCGTGCTCATCCTGACGATCTACCTGACCGCGTCGACCCCCTCCCTCAAGCGCGCCGTCTACCAGCTCGCCCCGGCCTCGAAGCGCGATCGGTTCATCGACCTCTCCGAGCAGATCACCGACTCGGTCGGCTACTACGTGATGGGCCAGGTCTCCCAGGGTGTGCTCAACGGCGTCCTGAGCGCCATCTTCCTCTCCATCATCAATGCGCCGTTCCCCACGGTCCTCGCGATCATCGCGTTCTTCTTCTCGCTGATCCCGCTCGTCGGCACCCTGACGGGCTCGACGATCATCGTGCTCGTATGTCTCATCCCCGGACTCGGCTCGCCGGGAATCGCGATCGCCGCTGCCATCTACTACTTGATCTACATGCAGATCGAGGCGTACGTGATCTCCCCGCGCATCATGAGTCGTGCGGTCTCCGTTCCGGGCGCCGTCGTGGTCGTCGCCGCACTCGCCGGAGGAAGCCTGCTCGGGCTGCTGGGGGCGCTCATCGCGATCCCCGTCGCCGCGAGCATCCTGATCATCTACCGTCAGGTGCTCATCCCCCGCATGAACGAGCTCTGA
- the tsf gene encoding translation elongation factor Ts, protein MANFTIADLKALREQLGTGMVDTKKALEEADGDVAKATEILRLKGAKGNAKRADRSTSEGLIVAREQDGAVTLLELACETDFVAKNERFITLADKVADAAAAVKADSIEAALAAPAGDKSVEQLISEEAAIIGEKVELRRVRTISGDKVEVYLHRTSKDLPPQIGVVVAYSGDNAETARSIAQHISFANPSYLSREDVPADAVDKEREIVTEISRNEGKPEAALPKIVEGRVSAFIKQVALLEQDYAKDNKLSVAQVAKDAGITVTDFARFKVGA, encoded by the coding sequence ATGGCCAACTTCACCATCGCTGACCTCAAGGCTCTGCGCGAGCAGCTCGGCACGGGCATGGTCGACACCAAGAAGGCGCTCGAGGAGGCCGACGGAGACGTCGCGAAGGCCACCGAGATCCTGCGCCTGAAGGGTGCGAAGGGCAACGCGAAGCGTGCTGACCGTTCCACCAGCGAGGGACTGATCGTCGCTCGTGAGCAGGACGGCGCCGTCACCCTGCTCGAGCTCGCCTGCGAGACCGACTTCGTCGCCAAGAACGAGCGTTTCATCACGCTGGCCGACAAGGTCGCCGATGCGGCCGCTGCGGTCAAGGCCGACTCGATCGAGGCAGCTCTCGCCGCCCCCGCGGGCGACAAGAGCGTCGAGCAGCTGATCTCCGAGGAAGCCGCGATCATCGGCGAGAAGGTCGAACTGCGTCGCGTGCGCACGATCTCGGGCGACAAGGTCGAGGTCTACCTGCACCGCACCAGCAAGGACCTGCCGCCGCAGATCGGTGTCGTCGTCGCGTACTCGGGCGACAACGCCGAGACCGCGCGCAGCATCGCGCAGCACATCTCGTTCGCCAACCCGTCGTACCTGTCCCGCGAGGACGTGCCGGCGGACGCCGTCGACAAGGAGCGTGAGATCGTCACCGAGATCTCCCGCAACGAGGGCAAGCCGGAAGCGGCTCTGCCGAAGATCGTCGAGGGTCGCGTGTCCGCCTTCATCAAGCAGGTCGCCCTGCTCGAGCAGGACTACGCGAAGGACAACAAGCTCTCTGTCGCCCAGGTGGCGAAGGACGCCGGTATCACCGTGACGGACTTCGCGCGCTTCAAGGTCGGCGCGTAG
- a CDS encoding murein hydrolase activator EnvC family protein, translating to MSLHSRTRSGSVIGLLLVLLATLGSFGTAEAADLPRWRWPLLGTRAVVEPFRAPAHEYGAGHRGVDLVSSVGAIAVAPADGVIAFRGTVVDRPLLTITHADGLVTTFEPLRSTLDPGDAVSAGQEIGAVDVGGHTPSGALHIGVRRDGAYINPLLLFGDIPRSILLPCCAPL from the coding sequence ATGAGCCTTCACTCTCGCACCAGGTCCGGCTCCGTGATCGGACTCCTTCTCGTCCTGCTCGCAACGCTGGGCTCGTTCGGCACTGCGGAAGCCGCGGACCTCCCTCGATGGCGATGGCCCCTCCTGGGCACGCGGGCCGTGGTCGAGCCCTTTCGCGCTCCTGCGCACGAATACGGCGCAGGGCATCGAGGCGTCGACCTGGTCTCGTCCGTCGGGGCGATCGCGGTCGCTCCGGCAGACGGGGTCATCGCGTTCCGCGGAACCGTCGTCGATCGCCCGCTGTTGACGATCACGCATGCCGACGGTCTCGTGACGACGTTCGAACCCCTGCGCTCGACGCTCGATCCCGGTGATGCGGTGTCGGCCGGCCAGGAGATCGGCGCGGTCGATGTCGGCGGGCACACGCCGTCGGGGGCCCTCCACATCGGTGTGAGACGGGATGGCGCCTACATCAACCCGCTCCTGCTCTTCGGTGATATCCCGCGGTCGATCCTGCTCCCCTGCTGCGCGCCGCTCTGA